Part of the Elusimicrobiota bacterium genome, TGCCGACCCTTTCAAAATTGAATTCGAGAATGTCGGCTTTTTCAGGGGTTTTTGCTTTTGCCAGCCCCGTGCCTTTAAATTTAAAGCCGGCGGCGTTTTCTTTAGCAATCTCCACATCCATGTAAAACACGTACACCCCGCTGTCCGTCTGTATGCCGCTGTCGGCCCACAGGCGGTTTATGAAAGGGTTTTCGTTTTTATTATATTTGATGAATTCAGAGACGGTTGAGCTTTCAGTGTAAAATTTAAAGCGAAGTTCTTTGTAATTTGTTTCCGCCGGAACAGCTGAAAGCGCCAGGGTATTGCAGGGCATGGCTTCCGTGTCCGCGGCGCCGGCAAAATTCAGGGTGGCGGTGGTAACCACCGGCCCTTTCCAGGCGCCAAGCATGGTGTCGCCGAATGTCCAGAGATATTTTTTCTCTCCGTCCTTGAAAATAACCGGGATGGGGGTAACCCCATCCTGTCCAAGCACGAAATCAAGGCGGCTTGGCGCAAAAATTCCCTCGTTGACAGTTTCGCCGAAAACGGCGCCCGTTGCCATGGAGCAGAACAAGAAAACCGGCAGATATATATTTTGCATTTTAGGTTTTCTTTGTGACTTTATTACCTGCCCGCTATTTCCATCTCAATTGTCTTTTGCTCGTTATCGGACAGATAAGTCATTTGTATCGTGTCGCCGGGAGAGAACTTTTTCAGCGCGTCGGAATATGCCTTAAGTCCGTCCACGGCCAGCCCGTTTATTTTTATTATCACATCCAGGGGCTTTACCGCCGTTTTTGAAAGCGGCGAGCCGGGCGTTATGTCCTGCGCTCTCACGCCGCTTCCCTGGAAGGTGAAGTCCGGCACCAGGCCGGTGTATACTTTGCGGATGCCGGGGGAAGCCGGGCGGCTGGACGGCTGGACGGCCGGGCTGCCGGAAAAAGAGGGACGGGTGATAAAATCACTATCCGAGGCCAGATAATCTATTATTTCTTTAGCGAATTCAGCCTGCTTTACAACGCCGGCCACGTCGATCTTATAGGCGGTGTCCGTGAATTTGTGATAATCCGTCTTGGGCCCGCTGAAAAACTGCACGGCCGGCACGCCGCCTTCAATGAAACTGATCTGGTCGCTGGAATCCAGGTCCTCCTTTACCAGGTCGTAATCGCAGCCTGTGACGAAGCCGGCCCCCCTGAATATATGCACCCACTTATCGGAAGAGCCTGAGCTTAGCAGCAGTACTTTCCCTCCTTCCAGGCGGCCCACGGTGTCAAAATTCAAGTCTGCGTTGATCTTCGCCGCCGTCGCCGGCGACAAGCCGGCCACGAAATTCCTGGAGCCCAGCCGCCCTTCCTCCTCCCCTGAGAAAGCGGCGAAGATTATAGTGCGGCGCGCCGGATGCACGGCATAATAACGGGCCAGTTCAAGGAGCAGCGCCACGCCGGAAGCGTTGTCGTCCGCGCCGGGGAAAACTTCCGCGCCTTTCGCGGCCAGATGGTCGTAATGCGCGGAGAGCACGACGTAATCGTCCTTGGCGGTCGTGCCTTCCACCTTGCCTATTACGTTATTGAGCCGAAGCTCCCGCCCCGCGTTATCAGCCGTAAACGGAACGGAAAAGCCGGGCGGATAGAATGGCGCAAGGCCGGCCTCTTTAAAAGCGGCCTTGACCAAGGTTTCGGCTTTCCCCAGGCCGGGCGAGCCCGGACCTCTGCCGCCGGGCAGGGAGGCAAGCGTTTTGACGTCGGAATATATCCTTTGCCCTGAAAAAACGGAGGGCAGGACCGCCAGCGGGGCGCGCGCCGGGTAGCGCCGCCCGGCCGGGGCCTCCGCTCCGGGCAAGTTTATGCCGAGCGGGGAGGAGAAAGTCTTCCAGATCCCGGTGGCGGCGGAGTTCATGTCCCTGTCAAAGACCAGCCAGGAATATTTGCCGTAATGCGGCAGTTTAGCCGCCAGCGCCGACAGGCTTGCCGTGGAGGCGGAAATTATCAGCCCGCCGGAAAAACCCGCGAACACAAAAGTATTCCCGGCGCGCGGGAATTTTTGGTTCTCCATAATTATGGAAGAAGAACTGAAACGGGCGCCGTATATTTCAAGCCCTCTCTCAAAATCAGGGGTGAACCTGTTTTCAGAGCCCAGCAGCCAGTAAGCTCCGGGAGGGGGGGCCGCGGCAGCTGAATCGCTGCTTATAACGGGGAGGTTTTCCTTGTCTTTTGTCCAGGCGGACGCGAATTCATTCCAAGCCGCGTAGCCGGCGCCCGCAGGCAGTATGAGAGCGGGTTTTTTAGCGCCCAGCATGCGTGAAAGCGCAGGCGGAGTTTCAAGCGGGTCGAGCTTGCGGAAAATATCGAATTCCGGGTCTATTTCAAGTCGCAGTATTTTCAGCGGCGCGGAATACTGGAAGGTTTCTTCTTTGGCGGTCATGGTAAGAAGCTTTGGTCTTGGCTGCGGCATATTTTCAAGATAAATAAACGCGGGCACCTCAAGCGCGTAAGCGGGGCCTTCCTGAACCTGCGCCAAAGTGAATTCGAGGGTATATTCGCCGTCCATTCCCCGGCCCGTTCTTATGTTCTTTAAGGCAAGTTCAGGGGCGCCGGCGCGCTCCGTCCACTGGGTAAAGAAACGGTCCAGCCGGCCGCTTCCGGTTCGCTTTTCAAAAGCTTTTTTAAGGTCGTCAAACCCCGCGAGCCTGAAGCGGTTATCGGCGTAAAAATCCCTGAGTCCTGTTTTGAATCTGGCATCGCCCAGAACGTTCCTGAGCATATGATAAAGCATAAGGGCCTTGCCGTAGCCGACGGCCTCCGAGACCGAGGAATCGCGCGAACGGAATTCCGTAAGCGGGAAATCTTTGCCTTCTAAAACATAGTCCGCGTATTTCTGCAGGGTGGTTTCCCGGTATTCTTTGCCTTTCCCGCGGTTTTCGGCTATCAGGTAGTCGGCCATGTAGGCGGTAAGACCCTCGCACCAATTGCCTTTTTCATAGTCCACAAAAACGCCGTTGCCCCACCAGTTATGCAGTATTTCATGCGGATATGAAGAATTGATTATAAAAGGCAGGCGTATAACTTTGGGCCCCAGCAGGGTGAATGACGGAAGCCCGTAGCCTGTTTCCCAGAAGTTTTCCACCAAAGCGAATTTGGAATAAGGATAGGGGCCGATGAGCCCGGAATAAAAAACCGCGTATTTTTCAGCGGCGTCAAGGTAGTTTTCTGCAAGTTCCCGGTCGGGAGAGCGCAGGAAAGCGTAATATTCAAGCGGTACCCGCCCTGTTGACTCAACGGGCAAGGAGTGTGAAGTATTGGCCGGGTTTGAGGCCTCGTTTTCCGGGACAAAAAAGCGGGACGGGCCGCCTCGGCGCTTATACTCCGAGTATTTGCCGCAGACAAGCGTGATTTCGTCCTGCGGGTTTTTTTCTTCCCAAATCGTTCTAATCGTGGTTTTATCAGCCGAATGTTTAACGCGCGCGCCGCCCGCCACGCAATCAAAGGGCGCCGGCAGCCTGGTTTCAAGCCTGAAAGCGACCAGGGAGCTTTCAAAGTG contains:
- a CDS encoding DUF4185 domain-containing protein; translation: MQNIYLPVFLFCSMATGAVFGETVNEGIFAPSRLDFVLGQDGVTPIPVIFKDGEKKYLWTFGDTMLGAWKGPVVTTATLNFAGAADTEAMPCNTLALSAVPAETNYKELRFKFYTESSTVSEFIKYNKNENPFINRLWADSGIQTDSGVYVFYMDVEIAKENAAGFKFKGTGLAKAKTPEKADILEFNFERVGKFYAKDILLGDSVVKKGGYVYILGRIAKKADGSLNALCAARVEPARIEDFSAYEFLSRKGRWQKKEKGAFFDDVSGEASLVYDEGVELFRIVYMSGRTQDIRLVEFGTFNALARKPSVKSVYKPEPKKDIFYYSAKEIFHSKETVRIIYIDPSIYQPILVKYSKPVK
- a CDS encoding M28 family peptidase, translated to MKNIFFPLVIILAFAAGLNAGTVNHALEINIDPQNHSFSVKDTLTLADAGREFIFSLHQGLNPSVKAKDAALELIARETAQKKYGINYSSNSLFFDAYRVTLAKPSKTFTLEYGGIIDHPLGERAEEYARSFSETPGVISGEGCYLSGSSGWYPHFESSLVAFRLETRLPAPFDCVAGGARVKHSADKTTIRTIWEEKNPQDEITLVCGKYSEYKRRGGPSRFFVPENEASNPANTSHSLPVESTGRVPLEYYAFLRSPDRELAENYLDAAEKYAVFYSGLIGPYPYSKFALVENFWETGYGLPSFTLLGPKVIRLPFIINSSYPHEILHNWWGNGVFVDYEKGNWCEGLTAYMADYLIAENRGKGKEYRETTLQKYADYVLEGKDFPLTEFRSRDSSVSEAVGYGKALMLYHMLRNVLGDARFKTGLRDFYADNRFRLAGFDDLKKAFEKRTGSGRLDRFFTQWTERAGAPELALKNIRTGRGMDGEYTLEFTLAQVQEGPAYALEVPAFIYLENMPQPRPKLLTMTAKEETFQYSAPLKILRLEIDPEFDIFRKLDPLETPPALSRMLGAKKPALILPAGAGYAAWNEFASAWTKDKENLPVISSDSAAAAPPPGAYWLLGSENRFTPDFERGLEIYGARFSSSSIIMENQKFPRAGNTFVFAGFSGGLIISASTASLSALAAKLPHYGKYSWLVFDRDMNSAATGIWKTFSSPLGINLPGAEAPAGRRYPARAPLAVLPSVFSGQRIYSDVKTLASLPGGRGPGSPGLGKAETLVKAAFKEAGLAPFYPPGFSVPFTADNAGRELRLNNVIGKVEGTTAKDDYVVLSAHYDHLAAKGAEVFPGADDNASGVALLLELARYYAVHPARRTIIFAAFSGEEEGRLGSRNFVAGLSPATAAKINADLNFDTVGRLEGGKVLLLSSGSSDKWVHIFRGAGFVTGCDYDLVKEDLDSSDQISFIEGGVPAVQFFSGPKTDYHKFTDTAYKIDVAGVVKQAEFAKEIIDYLASDSDFITRPSFSGSPAVQPSSRPASPGIRKVYTGLVPDFTFQGSGVRAQDITPGSPLSKTAVKPLDVIIKINGLAVDGLKAYSDALKKFSPGDTIQMTYLSDNEQKTIEMEIAGR